A stretch of Gammaproteobacteria bacterium DNA encodes these proteins:
- the purF gene encoding amidophosphoribosyltransferase, which produces MCGIVGIVGRSSVNQALYDGLTVLQHRGQDAAGIATYAEGRFFLRKSNGMVRDVFHTRHMVNLAGNMGIGHVRYPTAGCSSSAEAQPFYVNSPYGIALAHNGNLTNAQELKAQLFAEDLRHINTDSDSEVLLNVLAHELARSGKLRIDAEDVFAAVRGLHKRVRGAYACVAMITGVGILGFRDPHGIRPVVYGRRDTKEGPEHMIASESVALDVLGFRLVGDIQPGEAVFIDKKGELHRRQCADNVLHAPCIFEYVYLARPDSIIDGISVHKARMRMGEKLAAKIQRVWPDHDIDVVVPIPDTSRTAALELANILGLKYREGFIKNRYIPRTFIMPGQGMRQKSVRQKLNAIELEFKGKNVLLVDDSIVRGTTSGQIIQMARDAGARKVYFASAAPPVRFPNVYGIDMPTGEELIAYNRTDEEVCRIIGADRLIYQDLDDLIDCARRGNPDMQRFDTSCFDGVYVTGDVSDVYLKRIGAQRSDGAKTRRDKGGGNALNDLTATA; this is translated from the coding sequence ATGTGCGGCATCGTCGGCATTGTCGGCAGAAGCAGCGTCAATCAGGCCCTGTATGACGGCCTGACGGTCTTGCAGCACCGCGGCCAGGACGCCGCCGGCATCGCCACCTACGCCGAGGGCCGTTTTTTTCTGCGCAAGTCCAACGGCATGGTGCGCGATGTCTTCCACACCCGCCACATGGTCAATCTTGCCGGCAACATGGGCATCGGCCACGTCCGTTATCCCACCGCCGGCTGTTCCTCCTCCGCCGAGGCCCAGCCGTTCTACGTCAATTCGCCCTACGGCATTGCGCTCGCGCATAACGGCAATCTCACCAATGCCCAGGAATTGAAGGCGCAGCTCTTCGCCGAGGACCTGCGCCACATCAACACCGATTCGGATTCCGAGGTGCTGCTCAACGTGCTGGCGCACGAATTGGCGCGCAGCGGCAAGCTGCGCATCGACGCCGAGGACGTCTTCGCCGCCGTGCGCGGCCTGCACAAGCGGGTGCGCGGCGCTTATGCCTGTGTCGCCATGATCACCGGCGTCGGCATCCTGGGCTTCCGCGATCCGCACGGCATCCGCCCCGTGGTCTATGGCCGCCGTGACACGAAGGAGGGGCCGGAACATATGATCGCCTCCGAGTCGGTGGCGCTGGATGTCCTTGGTTTCAGGCTGGTGGGCGACATCCAGCCCGGCGAGGCGGTGTTCATTGACAAGAAGGGCGAGCTGCACCGCCGGCAGTGCGCGGATAATGTGCTGCATGCGCCGTGCATTTTCGAGTACGTCTATCTGGCGCGCCCGGACTCCATCATCGACGGCATCTCCGTACACAAGGCGCGCATGCGCATGGGCGAGAAGCTGGCGGCCAAGATCCAGCGCGTGTGGCCGGACCATGACATCGATGTCGTCGTCCCCATTCCTGACACCAGCCGCACGGCGGCGCTGGAGCTGGCGAACATCCTGGGCTTGAAATACCGCGAGGGCTTCATCAAGAACCGCTACATCCCCCGCACCTTCATCATGCCGGGGCAGGGTATGCGCCAGAAATCGGTGCGGCAGAAATTGAACGCCATCGAGCTGGAATTCAAGGGCAAAAACGTTCTATTGGTGGACGACTCCATCGTGCGCGGCACCACCTCCGGCCAGATCATTCAGATGGCCCGTGATGCGGGCGCGCGCAAGGTCTACTTCGCCTCCGCCGCGCCGCCGGTGCGCTTCCCGAACGTGTACGGCATCGACATGCCCACCGGCGAGGAATTAATCGCCTATAACCGCACCGATGAGGAGGTATGTCGGATCATCGGCGCCGACCGCCTGATTTATCAGGACCTGGATGACCTCATCGATTGCGCCCGCCGGGGCAATCCCGACATGCAGCGTTTCGACACCTCGTGTTTCGACGGCGTGTATGTGACCGGCGACGTCAGCGATGTGTACTTGAAACGCATCGGCGCCCAGCGTTCGGACGGCGCCAAGACCAGGCGTGACAAGGGTGGCGGCAACGCACTGAACGATCTGACCGCCACCGCATAG
- a CDS encoding sigma-70 family RNA polymerase sigma factor has product MTNPASAPDETQLVAALQRGDAAAFETLVRQHGDALYRLAVRVLGNEADARDAVQDAFISAFKEIKRFEGRASLKTWLYRIVLNAALMRRRTRQRKNEVSIDDLLPHIGEFRHEPEWNFTESAEDIVTREHVQQHVRGQIERLPEAYRTVLLLRDIEGYDTRETAELLGDSEGSVKVRLHRARAALKTLLEPLYKGEVA; this is encoded by the coding sequence GTGACGAATCCCGCCAGCGCGCCGGATGAGACGCAACTGGTCGCGGCGTTGCAACGTGGCGATGCCGCGGCCTTCGAGACCCTGGTGCGGCAGCACGGTGATGCGCTCTACCGGCTGGCCGTGCGGGTGCTGGGCAACGAGGCCGATGCCCGCGACGCCGTGCAGGACGCTTTTATCAGCGCCTTCAAGGAAATCAAACGCTTCGAGGGACGCGCGTCGCTGAAGACCTGGCTGTACCGCATCGTCCTCAACGCCGCCTTGATGCGGCGCCGTACGCGGCAGCGCAAAAACGAGGTTTCCATCGACGATCTGCTGCCGCATATCGGCGAATTCCGCCACGAGCCGGAGTGGAATTTCACCGAGTCCGCCGAGGACATCGTGACCCGCGAGCATGTCCAGCAGCATGTCCGGGGACAGATCGAGCGGCTGCCGGAGGCCTACCGTACCGTTTTGCTGCTGCGGGACATCGAAGGGTATGACACCCGCGAGACGGCCGAACTGCTGGGCGACAGCGAGGGCAGCGTGAAGGTCCGGCTGCACCGGGCGCGCGCCGCCTTGAAGACCCTGCTGGAGCCGCTCTACAAGGGTGAGGTCGCGTAA